The sequence TCAGGACCGATTTCCTCATTCTGAATGGCAAATTCAATCGTCGTTTTGATAAAACCTAGCTTTTCACCAACATCAAAGCGTTTTCCTTCAAAATCATAAGCAAATACACTTTGAGTCTGATTTAACTGCTGAATCGCATCGGTTAATTGTATTTCACCGCCAGCACCGATCTCTTTTTGCTCTAAATAGTTAAAGATTTTTGGTGAAAGTACATATCGTCCCATAATTGCTAGGTTCGATGGTGCCGTTCCTTTATCTGGCTTTTCAACAAATTGTCTTACCGAATAGCTGTTACCATCCTGTTGATCAGGATCTACTATGCCATATCTGTGTGTCTCGTTCTCGGGTACTTGCTGGACCCCAATAATCGAACCGCCCGTGCGTTCATATTCATCGATCAATTGTTCCAGGCAAGGTTTATCTGATTGGACAATATCGTCACCAAGTAATACCGCAAATGGCTCATTTCCAATAAATTTGCGTGCACACCATACGGCATGTCCAAGTCCCAGCGGTTCTTTTTGTCGAATATAGTGAATATCCACACTGGCAGGTTGTTTTGCTTTTTCCAGCAGTTCTAACTTACCTTTTTTCAATAAGTTATCTTCTAATTCAAAGTTATTATCAAAATGATCCTCAATGGCCCGTTTTCCTTTTCCCGTCACGATAATAATATCTTCTATTCCTGATGCAATCGCTTCTTCAATTATGTATTGGATCGTTGGTTTATCTACGATTGGCAACATTTCCTTTGGCATTGCCTTCGTTGCCGGTAAGAATCTTGTTCCTAATCCCGCTGCAGGAATAATTGCTTTTCTTACTTTTTCCACGGATCATCATCCTCCATTGTCTTTTCAAACATATATTTGAAATACACGATAAACATTATATCGAAAAGGTTAGGACTTAACAACTAGAAAATTCCTAAAATTTTTCTTTTTTTAATTCTTTCGGGAACATCACCAATAACGTTTTCTCCATTGACTAAATATTGCGAATTTTCCATTAGCCAAAAAAGCGTCTCTGTACCGAATTCATCCTTAATCACACTATGCGCTTCCTGCATCACAAATCCTCTGGTTGTGACATTATGAGCATCTGTTGCGATGAAATGTGTGAGATTTGCCTCGACTAATTGCAGGCTTAATTTCTTAATTTTCTTACCGAATTTTCCAGCGATGCTTGCAGCGGTAAGCTGCGTTAACGTGCCATTACTCACTAAATCGTATAAAATATTAGGGTTTTCCATTATTTCTTTATTGCGTTCGGGATGGACAATGATTGGCTTGATTCCTTGCAGTTGCAGATCAAACATCAATTGCGTTGTATAACGCGGAACATGGTTGGATGGTAGTTCCACGAATAAATAGCCACTTGATTCATTAAGTGGTAACAGATGTCCTGCTTCTAAATCGGTTAACATTTCTCCATTTATC is a genomic window of Gracilibacillus salinarum containing:
- the galU gene encoding UTP--glucose-1-phosphate uridylyltransferase GalU, whose product is MEKVRKAIIPAAGLGTRFLPATKAMPKEMLPIVDKPTIQYIIEEAIASGIEDIIIVTGKGKRAIEDHFDNNFELEDNLLKKGKLELLEKAKQPASVDIHYIRQKEPLGLGHAVWCARKFIGNEPFAVLLGDDIVQSDKPCLEQLIDEYERTGGSIIGVQQVPENETHRYGIVDPDQQDGNSYSVRQFVEKPDKGTAPSNLAIMGRYVLSPKIFNYLEQKEIGAGGEIQLTDAIQQLNQTQSVFAYDFEGKRFDVGEKLGFIKTTIEFAIQNEEIGPDVRKFVDQLASEFEVRQ
- a CDS encoding tyrosine-protein phosphatase — its product is MIDIHCHILPGIDDGAKHTEESVQMAKSAVSQGITTIIATPHHLNGSYDNYKDDIITAVDQLNNRLQDEAVPLTILPGQETRINGEMLTDLEAGHLLPLNESSGYLFVELPSNHVPRYTTQLMFDLQLQGIKPIIVHPERNKEIMENPNILYDLVSNGTLTQLTAASIAGKFGKKIKKLSLQLVEANLTHFIATDAHNVTTRGFVMQEAHSVIKDEFGTETLFWLMENSQYLVNGENVIGDVPERIKKRKILGIF